One stretch of Schlesneria sp. DSM 10557 DNA includes these proteins:
- a CDS encoding metallophosphoesterase: MMMSDRESATRVGRRAFFHHGVLCLAAASVLDPHSLFAEPNEKSLKVGLITDLHYADKPAAGTRHYRDTLKKLTDAATEFEQQTANFVVELGDFIDAADTVETELRYLNTIDREFSAISRDRHYVLGNHCVDTLTKNEFLEAVGQSKSYYSFDRGDFHFVVLDACFRSDGQPYGRKNSQWTDANIPPAEVEWLRADLKGTQKKTVVFAHQRLDVSNDHGVKNGPEVRQVLEQSGKVLAVFQGHSHQNDLREIGGIHYCTLVAMVEGAGTENNGYSVMDLDPDGTIRLKGFRQQKGYTWPRETVHGS; this comes from the coding sequence CAACACGTGTCGGTAGACGAGCCTTTTTTCATCACGGTGTGCTTTGCCTGGCCGCCGCCTCCGTACTCGATCCCCACTCTCTCTTCGCGGAACCCAATGAAAAATCGCTGAAAGTGGGCCTGATTACAGACCTGCACTACGCAGATAAACCTGCGGCGGGGACTCGTCACTATCGCGACACCCTGAAGAAACTGACCGATGCAGCGACCGAGTTTGAGCAGCAGACAGCGAACTTTGTCGTCGAACTGGGTGACTTCATCGACGCCGCGGATACCGTGGAAACAGAGCTGCGATACCTCAACACGATCGATCGCGAGTTCTCGGCAATTTCCCGGGATCGCCACTATGTCCTGGGAAATCACTGCGTCGATACGCTGACCAAGAACGAGTTTCTGGAGGCCGTCGGTCAATCAAAGTCTTATTACTCATTCGACCGGGGGGACTTTCATTTCGTCGTGCTCGACGCGTGTTTCCGCAGTGACGGCCAACCGTATGGACGAAAAAATTCCCAGTGGACGGACGCCAACATCCCTCCGGCCGAGGTGGAATGGCTTCGAGCGGACCTCAAGGGGACTCAGAAAAAGACGGTCGTCTTCGCCCATCAGCGTCTGGATGTGAGTAACGATCACGGGGTGAAAAACGGCCCGGAAGTTCGTCAGGTGCTGGAGCAGTCCGGCAAGGTGCTGGCAGTCTTCCAGGGACATAGCCATCAGAACGATCTCCGCGAGATCGGCGGCATTCACTACTGCACTCTGGTTGCGATGGTGGAGGGCGCCGGTACCGAAAACAATGGTTATTCCGTCATGGACCTGGATCCTGACGGAACGATTCGGCTGAAGGGTTTTCGCCAGCAGAAAGGGTACACCTGGCCTCGAGAGACCGTCCACGGTTCCTAG